tgatccggaatttgctactccaattgagattaataatgataatgtttctagttcaaatccaaataattttaataattattaacctattcaaaaggacgaggatttgactagagatactccgttttagacgatgtagtatttccttttgattacgaagctaataatggtttagaggaacaagttttttcctgagaatattgttttagagtctagcgatttagaaacattagtcttatacaaagaaagtgaactcgtagagatgagtaaggatgaacctgacttagaagaatcaattgaccattttcaggaatcatatgaccttgaaagtagggaagttgtgactagtctttctagagacactgaaaactctaagtttgtgggtgattatcattctccatgtgttttaactattagaaaggtacctcacttgggacttgatcaAAAGGAAATATTAGAAAGGTACCTCACTTGGAACTATTAGAAAGGTACTCTAAGTTGTAGGTACATCCACTACCATCAGTACAGAGGTCACTCCACCAATAATTGTCGAGAGGTGAAAGATATCGTGCAACATCTTATCCGAGACGGATACCTGAGGAAGTTCGTCCGACAAGCACCATAGGAGACCACCGAACCCGATGCACCTGTTCACCAGGTTCGAATTGGCAGATCAACTCAGTTTGTTAACACCATCTCGCACTCATCCACACAGGAGTACAATATAAGTCCAGGAATCACTTCTAGAATCCACAAGAGGGAACATAATGGTAAATAAATCATCAGTGTAGCCAAGACCATGCCGATGGAACCTTGGATGATGTAATCCATTTCCTTCTCGCCTAAGGATGTCCCGATGAACGGtcaagaccataacgaccccttggTCATTACCTTGCTAATTGAAGAATGGGGAGTGAGAAGGATACTGGTAGACAGTGGGAGCTCAGTCGAGGTGCTTTTCTACGACACCTTCAAGAGAATGGAATTTTCAGATGACATTCTCGTCCCCTCAACATATCGAATTTATGGCTTCAATGGAACCGTGACCATCCCAAAGGGCGAAGTAACTCTGAGAATATCGGATGGGGGCAGTTATTTGGATACTCTAACCACATTCTGTGTAGTCGATGTCGCCTCACCCTACGAAGCTATTATCGGGAGACCTTGGATCGCCGGTATTAAAGGGGCGGCATTAGCCTACCATCAAAGGCTGAGATTTCCAACGAATAAAGGTATAACAGAGGTCGTCGGCGATTCATAGGCGTCCAGGTAATGTATGCAAGTCGATATTCAGATAAATGAGGAACGACGAGCACATCAGCGAAGGGAGAAAAACAAGGCCAAAGAAGCCAGGGCGGCAGAAGAACTGGAAAAGGTTATCTCCCAGGCAGTCATGGCGTTCGAAGCAAAAGAGCAACAACCCTTATAGCAATTACAGGAATCGTCACCGGTAAGGGAGCCAAAACCAAATTTCTCGGCCGTAGAGCCCACACGAGATATCAATTTCGGAACGAATGAAGAGACGAGGATAGTAAGGATCGGGTCATTGTTATCGGATGAATAGGTGAATCGGCTCACAATAGTCCTGCGGGAGAATATGGATGCTTTCGCATGGAACATGCACGATATGGAGGGCATAGACCTGACAATATGTTGCCATCATTTAAAGATCGACCCAAGTTTCAAACCTGTCTGACAAAAGATGAGGCGAATTGCACCAGAGTTGCAGACGGCAGTCGAGAAAGAATTAAAGAAACTACACGAAGCAAGAATAATCAGAAAATCTCAGTACCCAcggtggatatctaacatggtcgtggtaccaaagaAGAATGGAGGAGTCAGAATATGTATTGACTTCAGCGACCTATAAAAAGCTTGCCCGAATGACATCTTTCCTctcccaagcatcgatcaactggtAGAATCGATAATAGGATACGAGGCGATAACCTTAATGGATGGGTACTCGGGGTATAACCAGATACCATTGGCccccgaggatcaagaacatacctctttcttcacACCAAGGGGCCTATATTGGTACACCAAGATGtcgtttggattgaagaatgcaggtGCCACATACCAAAGGCTGGTAGGGGACATGTTCGAGGACAAGATCCATAACACCATCGAAGTCTATGTCGATGACATGCTGTTAAAAAGTCTCCTAGCCAAGAACCACATCCGAGACCTTCAGGAGATTTTCCAGACGATGAAGGAGTATAAGATGAAGGTTAACCCTGCTAAGTGTGATTTTTGGGTTACCTCgggaaaattcttgggatacaTCATCACACCCAAGGGGATAGAAGCGGATCCCGACAAAGTCAGGGCCATCCTCGAGATGCCGTCTCCTGCAACGGTGAAAGACATACAAAAAATAAACGGCAGCATAGCGGCACTAGGGCGATTCATATCCCGGTCTTCGGACAAGTGTAAAAACTTCCTCAGCACTCTTAAGAAGGGAGAAAAATTAAAGTGGACGGACAAGTGTGAGGAAGCCTTTCAGAATATTAAATTACATCTTTCAAGCCTCCCAGTATTGCAGAGACCCGAGCCCTCAGAAGTCTTACCATATACCTCGGAGCAACTTCATATGCTATCAGTGCAGTCTTGGTTAAGAATAAAGGAAACGAAGAGAAACCCGTTTACTTTATCAGAAAAACCTTGAGCCCGACCCAGAAAAATTACACACGGATGGAGCAAATGATTCTGGCATTAGCGTTCGCCACTCTAAAGTTGAGGACGTATTTTCAAGCCCATCGGATCCGCGTACTCACCAAATCGCCCATCGAAGCGGTACTAGACAATGCAGGCCGATCAGGAAGAATTTCTAAGTGGGGGGCGCAAATTAAATAATTTAATGTTTTTTACGAGATGAGAACAGCGGTAAAAGCACAAGTTGTGGCAGATTTCCTGGCGGATTTTCCATTAAGTGACGAAGACGAGGTCGAAGATATCCCGGGAATGGAGGAATATCGGGAGGATCCAGCCGACCTACTGGAGGCGAGCAGCCCGACACGATGGGAATTTTTCGTAAATGGATCATTGAACAAAGATGGATCAGTCCTTGGGCTAGTCTTCACCACACCTGAAGGAATGAAGATAGTCCACTCATTTCGATTGGAGTTTAAAGAAACGAACAATGTTACAGAGTACGAGGCGGTGATCCATGCTCTAAGTATAGTCGTTGAAATGGGACTACAGGATGTGAGACTGACTAGTGACTCGCAGCTGGCAATCCGACAAATTACCGACAAATATGCTATCCATGAACCGATTTTGCAAAAGTATTGGGAACTTGCCCAATTTTACATCGACCAGATCCCCAACATCAAATTTCGTCACATAATAAGCAAAGACAACCGACATTCCGACGCTTTGTCATACATAGCGTCTCGGTTAACGGATCCTACTGTGGAAGGCATCCGAGTCGTGAGGCTTCTTACACCCTCAATACCAGAGGTACCATAAATACGCATCGACGTGGCTGTCAACACGGACGATAGGTATCAGGAAGGATATTGGATAAAGCCGATCCATTTTTAGTTAGAAACAGGCGAGCTACCCAGAGGGCGACCAGAGAGCAACAAAGTCAAGATTAAATCGGCTGCGTATAAGCTGAGGGACGGAATCCTATACAGAAAGTCTTACTTAGAACTATTATTAATATGTTTGACCAAGGATGAAGGCCAATAAATCTTGAATGAACTACACTATGGAGCAGCTGGAAACCATAGCTCGTGTCGGAGTCTGTCGGCTAGGGAAAAAACGATGGGATATTTCTGGCCCTATATGAATGATGACGCAAAACGGATGACACAACCTTGCGAGGAGTTCCAGCGgtatggaaagaagatacatgcaccatccGTAACCTTGAACTCAGTAGTAATCCCATGTCCCTTCGCCAAGTGGGGAATCGACATTGTGGGACCACTGCATGTGGGATCGGGGCAAAGAAAGTACTTAATCGTGGCTACGTACTACTTTACTAAATGGGTAGAGGTAGCACCTTTGAAACATATCCGAGATAAAGATGTCTTCAGATTCATTTGGGAACACATCATATGCAGTTTTGGAATACCGGCAGCTATCGTCTCGGACAATGGAAAACAACTTCAAGGAGAAAACATTGATATGTTGTTCAACACCTACAACATTAGGAAAA
This genomic interval from Papaver somniferum cultivar HN1 unplaced genomic scaffold, ASM357369v1 unplaced-scaffold_107, whole genome shotgun sequence contains the following:
- the LOC113327926 gene encoding uncharacterized protein LOC113327926; its protein translation is MRTAVKAQVVADFLADFPLSDEDEVEDIPGMEEYREDPADLLEASSPTRWEFFVNGSLNKDGSVLGLVFTTPEGMKIVHSFRLEFKETNNVTEYEAVIHALSIVVEMGLQDVRLTSDSQLAIRQITDKYAIHEPILQKYWELAQFYIDQIPNIKFRHIISKDNRHSDALSYIASRLTDPTVEGIRVVRLLTPSIPEVP